In the genome of Candidatus Parcubacteria bacterium, the window GTATCCGTGGAGGATCCGGTATGATTATGCCGCAGCTCTTTGTACCGGGAAAAACACCCGTGTTGATTGGAAATACGTCGACCACTGCAGCTATTGATCATATGGCTCTGCAGGGAAATACGATTATTTCCACAGCCGGCACCGTGCTCCGTTCGTTTGATGTGAGCATTCCGACCGGTCCGAAGTCTCTTTCGACAGCGAACGTCACATCCAGTAACCCCGCATCTATTGTGGTGCAGGGTAAGTACGCGTTTATCGGAGTGCAGACAAAAATCCAGTCCTTCGATATCAGCAATCCGTCCGCCATGGTTCCGTTGCATGTGTTCACGCCGACATCGGCAGTCAATGCACTGGCGATTCAGGGTAGATATCTCTTCAGCTTGAATACGACATCGGCCCGCTTCCAGACAGTCGACATCAGTAATCCTGCAAACATGGTGAGCGGCGGAACGGTGGCAACCGGTACGACGCCGAATGCGATTGCCGTTGCAGGGCGCTACGCTTATGTGACCAACGGTGGCGGCGGCACGCTCCAGATTATCGACCTCAAAAATCCGTGGTCTCCGGTGAGCATTGGCACAACATCCGCCGGTACCACCCCAAATGGTGTTGCGATTCAGGAACGCTACGCATATGTCATCAATACCGCAGGTCTGCAGATCTTCGATGTCAGTAACCCCGCGAGCGTACTGACGCTTGGTTCTGCTGCAGTGGGAACGCAGTCTGCCATTGCAGTCTCGGGCCGCTACGCATATGTGGTCGGTGCAAACGGATTGATCACCATTGATATCAGTGATCCGCGCGCTCCTACTGTTGTGTCGACAGTGTCGGCCGGACTGACCACGCTCAACCAGATTATTGTTGATGGCCGCTATGCCTACGTGTCGTACACAGGCGGTACCCGTCTCTATGTGTATGACCTCGGCGGTACGTACACGCAGACTGCGGAAATCGGCAGCCTGGAAGTGGGAAGTCTGACCATCCACGGAATTACACAGGGGATGGACGCAAACTTCCAGGGATCGATCAGCACCGCAACCAGTCTCTTCGTTGCAGGACATGCATCCTTCGGTACGGGTGGTCAGGTGACCATCGGTACAGGCGGACTCATTGTCCGTGGTCCGGGATTCTCCGGTTCCACTGTCTACGCTGCAACATCTCTGCAGGGCGCAGGACTCACCGATTGTGATGTCGCTTCTTCCAGCAAACTCCTCTGGGACTCTACAACCGGACGCTTCAGCTGTGGAACGGATACAGCCGGAGGAGGTTTCTCCACCGGAAACGTCATGACCATCGGCAGTGCAAACTTTGTGAAGAAGATCGGCGATACCATGACGGGTACACTCATCATTGATATCAAGAACGGCACACTCGGATCACTTGGACTGAGAGTGATCAATACATTGAGCGGTGCCATCATCCATGCAGAGAAAGAACTCACCTCTTCCGGCACATTGATGGTGAAGCAGACGGGAACAACACGTGGATCAGGAGCGCTGACGGTGGTAAATACAACACGCTACGGAACAGGGTCATACATGGCAGCATCCGGTGCCATTCTTGTCCTGGATAGTACGGCAGGTGGCGCGGGCAACAGCAAGTCTCCGCATATTCTGTTTGGGTATAAGGGAAACTTTGATACGGCTCTCTGGAGAAGCGGTGCTGCAACTCTCTCTACCAATGGAACATTCTCCGGTGTCACACTCTACGCAAACTCTGCGATCCGTTCCTCTGGTTCGATTGTTGCAGAAGGAGCCATCAGTGGATCAAGCCTCTACGCAGGAACATCGATCAGCGGAGCAGGTTTAAGTGATTGTGATACCGCAGCAACATCCAAGCTTCTCTGGGACTCTACAACCGGACGCTTCTCCTGTGGGACAGATCAGTCCGGAGGAAGCTTCTCCACCGGAAACGTCATGACCATCGGCAGTGCAAACTTTGTGAAGAAGATCGGCGATACCATGACGGGTACACTCATCATCGATATCAAGAACGGCACACTCGGCTCGCTCGGACTCAAAGTTGTAAACACATTCTCCGGTGCCATCATCCATGCAGAGAAAGAACTCACCTCTTCCGGCACATTGATGGTGAAGCAGACGGGAACAACGCGCGGATCGGGAGCGCTGACAGTCGTAAACACGACACGCTACGGAACAGGAGCATACATGGCAGCATCCGGTGCCATTCTTGCACTCGATGCCACCTCCACTGCATCCCGCCATATCCTCTTTGGATACAGAGGGAACTTTGATACCCGTCTCTGGAGAAGCTCTGCCACGGTACTGTCGACAAACGGTACCTTCTCCGGTGCATCTCTGTATGCAGACAACACCATTCGTGGTGCAGGTCTCTCTGATTGTGACAATGCATCCACCAGTAAGCTTCTCTGGGACAGCACAACCGGCCGCTTCTCCTGTGGTACGGATGGAGGAGGTACAGGTGGAAACTTTGTGGAGATTGGGGGAGATACCATGACCGGTTCTCTGGTGACTCCGGGCTTAAACCTCTCCGGTGTCACGCTCAGCAGCATCAATGGCTTTCAGAAGTATCTCAATATTACCAATGCAGGTCTTGCAACGCAGGGCATTACGCGTCTGACACAGGAAGGGAACATTACCAATATCGGTTCCATACAGGCCGGTAGTGCACTGTTTACTTCGGCAGGAGCATTCCCAAGTGCGGTAACGTATGCGGGTACCAGCAATTTCTACAGCGTCGCTTTGGGCGACATTGATGGAGACGGATCGGTTGATATGGTAACCGGAACACTGAATGGTCAGTACTCAAAATTCCTCAATAACGGAGACGGAACCTTTGGTTCCCGCAGTGATTTTACAACAGGCGGAACCATTTACGGTTTGCAATTGAGCGACTTGAACGGAGACGGAATGTTGGACATTGCCGCCGCGGATGGATCGGATATGGTTGTGCAATTGAATAACGGAGACGGAACGTTTGCGACAAAGGTGTCGTATGCCGCTTCCTATCCGGTGAACATTGCTACCGCCGACGTAAACGGAGATGCAAGACCGGACGTGCTTGTTGCGGAAAATATCGACAATACGGTCTCTGTCTACATTAACAATGGAAACGGAACATTCGCCGCAAAAGTGGATTACGCAGCTAACGTCGGGCATACGTTCGATGTCGAAGCGGGGGATATCAACGGAGACGGTTATATGGACATTCTTGCATGTGGTGGCAATGACAACGTGGTTTCTACATTCCTGAACAGAGGAAACGGAACCTTCGCCGCAAAAGTGGATATCAGCACGCAAAGCAGCATCAATTATATGGCGGTCAGTGACGTAAACATGGATGGCGCAGTGGACTTCGTCACCATTTCTTCCACGCAAACGAATGCATCCGTACACATCAATAACGGAGACGGAACTTTTGCGACAAAAGTGGATTATCCAACCGGAACAAGCGGGCACGATATTCGTCTGACCGATGTGAACGGAGACGGTGTGCCCGACATCGTCCTTGCAAGTCCTGTTGTTCTTTTGAACAAAGGAAACGGTACCTTTAATACGGCAACAAATTACTCAACGGCAGGAAATGCGTTCACTCTCGATACTGCGGATCTGAACAGAGATGGAAAGCAGGACATTGTGACAATTGCCAATGCGGATAACACGGCACATGTACTGTTGAATAGATCCACTCCGACACTCTCGGTACAGGCCGGAACAGGAGGCATGGTTGGTATCGGCACAACAACACTGAAAGCAAAGTTCACCATTAGAAGTACGACCAGTTTCGGAACAGGTGCATCCATCTACGCCTCTGGTGCGGTTCTTACATTGCAAGCAAGCACGCAGTCCGGTGCCCGCACGCCAAACCTCCTCTTCGGTTACCGCGGCGCCTTCGACACACGCATCACCCGTACATCCACAGGATCCCTCACCTTTGCATCCAACACGGGAGTTCTTCTCACTCTGAACACCGAAAGAGCAGATGCCACCGGTAACGTCTTCCAGATC includes:
- a CDS encoding FG-GAP-like repeat-containing protein, translating into MNGTSFSLNATITGSLVRFDTISGSTVYGKNSVNSSGSITAEGAISGSTLYAGTSIRGAGLVDCTSVGTDKLLWNATTGRFSCGIDQTGGAGFGSGQVVVIGDARYVKRSGDTMTGSLIIRSTSGSSAVGLSVIGTMSGVGLNVSGTGAFPLIRTLPRSGTVLIGTGGIRGGSGMIMPQLFVPGKTPVLIGNTSTTAAIDHMALQGNTIISTAGTVLRSFDVSIPTGPKSLSTANVTSSNPASIVVQGKYAFIGVQTKIQSFDISNPSAMVPLHVFTPTSAVNALAIQGRYLFSLNTTSARFQTVDISNPANMVSGGTVATGTTPNAIAVAGRYAYVTNGGGGTLQIIDLKNPWSPVSIGTTSAGTTPNGVAIQERYAYVINTAGLQIFDVSNPASVLTLGSAAVGTQSAIAVSGRYAYVVGANGLITIDISDPRAPTVVSTVSAGLTTLNQIIVDGRYAYVSYTGGTRLYVYDLGGTYTQTAEIGSLEVGSLTIHGITQGMDANFQGSISTATSLFVAGHASFGTGGQVTIGTGGLIVRGPGFSGSTVYAATSLQGAGLTDCDVASSSKLLWDSTTGRFSCGTDTAGGGFSTGNVMTIGSANFVKKIGDTMTGTLIIDIKNGTLGSLGLRVINTLSGAIIHAEKELTSSGTLMVKQTGTTRGSGALTVVNTTRYGTGSYMAASGAILVLDSTAGGAGNSKSPHILFGYKGNFDTALWRSGAATLSTNGTFSGVTLYANSAIRSSGSIVAEGAISGSSLYAGTSISGAGLSDCDTAATSKLLWDSTTGRFSCGTDQSGGSFSTGNVMTIGSANFVKKIGDTMTGTLIIDIKNGTLGSLGLKVVNTFSGAIIHAEKELTSSGTLMVKQTGTTRGSGALTVVNTTRYGTGAYMAASGAILALDATSTASRHILFGYRGNFDTRLWRSSATVLSTNGTFSGASLYADNTIRGAGLSDCDNASTSKLLWDSTTGRFSCGTDGGGTGGNFVEIGGDTMTGSLVTPGLNLSGVTLSSINGFQKYLNITNAGLATQGITRLTQEGNITNIGSIQAGSALFTSAGAFPSAVTYAGTSNFYSVALGDIDGDGSVDMVTGTLNGQYSKFLNNGDGTFGSRSDFTTGGTIYGLQLSDLNGDGMLDIAAADGSDMVVQLNNGDGTFATKVSYAASYPVNIATADVNGDARPDVLVAENIDNTVSVYINNGNGTFAAKVDYAANVGHTFDVEAGDINGDGYMDILACGGNDNVVSTFLNRGNGTFAAKVDISTQSSINYMAVSDVNMDGAVDFVTISSTQTNASVHINNGDGTFATKVDYPTGTSGHDIRLTDVNGDGVPDIVLASPVVLLNKGNGTFNTATNYSTAGNAFTLDTADLNRDGKQDIVTIANADNTAHVLLNRSTPTLSVQAGTGGMVGIGTTTLKAKFTIRSTTSFGTGASIYASGAVLTLQASTQSGARTPNLLFGYRGAFDTRITRTSTGSLTFASNTGVLLTLNTERADATGNVFQI